From the genome of Miscanthus floridulus cultivar M001 chromosome 10, ASM1932011v1, whole genome shotgun sequence, one region includes:
- the LOC136489818 gene encoding uncharacterized protein, giving the protein MTTALRVLYDDGFFTACFIRRQARAAALDPGLVYETTTIQIALRLRQRRLQLDRSVPCPARPPPPYQHSSRSSPVALPGLAIACKTDRVIAVLPQFLRNGDIRSLFQKAAKKAAAIDPPPDVNIVEEQNQEEDRVQVEEIADHLPSPPLASPPPPASKPPAYDINRLPYDPGERLPIEDYPVNDEDAIRRAYITKGACKPYIHDFPYRNIGGVPRRFNIQWLYNYEWLEYSVKKDSVFCFICYLFKKDSGSKTFIVDGWNNWNIGITALLKHSGSRAHKAAQEKYIGFMNPKVVIDYNIDKWSEEELRLYKKRLTYSFRCIKFLLHQGLAFRGHDESEESSNRGNFIELLKFLAGNSEEVNKYVLNNAPGNCTLTSPKIQKQIIHCCAIETRKKIIEELGDEPYAILADESSDISHKEQLALCLRYVDKLGRPCDHFIGVVHVDDTTSLSLKKAIEVLLVSNGLSMQQIRGQGYDGASNMKGDIKGLKTLIMQESPSTYYIHCFAHQLQLVLVAVAKGNTDCKTFFDQVSILLNIVGVSCKRRDMLRNARLENVKKALECGELESGSGLNQEMGLPRPGDTRWGSHYKTICSIITIYSSIHDVLIELGADNAYKEAWTKIHFVLGAFETFEFVFFVHLMYAILGYTNELSECLQRRDQDILNAISLVNVAKSRMHELRSNGWDNFLQKVTSFCIKHGVEIPTMDGAYVPYGKSARYARARNQTNDDHFRREVYIGVIDQISQELDNRFDEINMELLSCMSAFSPSNSFASFDARKVRRLAEFYPKDFSNNDLLKLELQLDNYIDDMRQDASFQGLDNIVDLSVKLIETKRHKVYDMVYLLLKLILLFTSGNCEC; this is encoded by the exons ATGACTACGGCTCTTCGCGTGCTCTACGACGACGGCTTCTTTACTGCCTGTTTCATCCGGAG GCAAGCACGCGCTGCGGCGCTGGACCCAGGCCTCGTCTACGAGACTACGACGATCCAGATTGCTCTTCGCTTGCGCCAGCGCCGGCTCCAGCTCGACCGCTCGGTGCCGTGCCcagcgcgcccgccgccgccctacCAGCACTCCAGCAGATCATCGCCCGTCGCTTTGCCTGGCCTGGCCATCGCCTGCAAGACTGATCGAGTGATCGCCGTGCTTCCTCAGTTCCTCAG AAACGGAGACATTCGATCCCTTTTTCAGAAAGCAGCAAAGAAGGCGGCTGCTATTGACCCACCTCCGGATGTAAATATTGTGGAAGAGCAGAATCAAGAAGAAGATagagtacaagttgaagaaattgCAGATCATTTGCCCTCGCCCCCGCTAGCATCACCACCACCGCCCGCATCAAAGCCGCCGGCGTATGACATCAATCGCCTACCATATGATCCAGGTGAAAGGCTGCCCATTGAAGATTATCCTGTTAATGATGAAGATGCAATTCGTAGAGCATATATTACTAAAGGTGCTTGCAAACCTTATATCCATGATTTTCCATACCGAAACATTGGAGGCGTACCTCGTCGATTCAATATACAATGGTTGTATAATTATGAGTGGCTTGAATATAGTGTCAAGAAGGATTCTGTATTTTgcttcatatgctacttgttcaaGAAGGACAGTGGGTCAAAAACTTTTATTGTTGATGGATGGAATAATTGGAATATAGGAATCACAGCACTTCTCAAACATTCTGGTTCTAGGGCACATAAAGCAGCTCAAGAGAAGTACATTGGTTTTATGAATCCCAAGGTAGTAATTGATTATAACATTGACAAGTGGAGTGAGGAGGAGCTTCGTCTTTACAAGAAAAGATTGACATATTCATTTAGatgtatcaagtttcttttgcatcaaggattggcattccgtggacatgatgaaagtgaagagtcTAGCAACAGAGGCAACTTCATTGAACTTTTAAAGTTTCTTGCAGGAAATAGTGAAGAAGTGAACAAGTATGTCTTGAACAATGCACCAGGTAATTGCACTTTGACTAGCCCAAAGATACAAAAGCAAATTATTCACTGTTGTGCcatagaaactagaaagaaaataattgaggaacttggtgatgagccctatgcaattttagctgatgagtctagtgatatatcacataaagaacaactagctcttTGCTTGCGTTATGTTGATAAACTTGGAAGGCCATGTGATcactttattggagttgttcatgtagatgatactacctcTTTGTCACTTAAGAAAGCAATTGAAGTTTTACTTGTTAGTAATGGATTGAGTATGCAGCAGATTAGAGGTCAAGGTTATGATGGGGCtagcaatatgaaaggagatattaaaggGCTCAAaactttaatcatgcaagaatcaccttccacttattatattcattgctttgcacatcaactccaactagtTCTTGTTGCTGTTGCCAAAGGAAATACTGACTGCAAGACTTTTTTTGATCAAGTATCTATCTTGTTGAACATTGTTGGGGTTTCTTGCAAGCGTCGTGATATGCTTCGAAATGCTAGGCTTGAGAATGTCAAGAAAGCACTAGAGTGTGGTGAGCTTGAATCGGGGAGTGGATTAAATCAAGAGATGGGTTTGCCTAGGCCTGGTGACACTCGGTGGGGCTCTCATTACAAAACTATATGTAGCATCATCACTATATATTCCTCAATTCATGATGTgctcattgaacttggtgctgATAATGCATATAAGGAAGCTTGGACAAAGATACATTTTGTGCTTGGAGCATTTGAAacctttgagtttgttttctttgtgCACTTAATGTATGCTATTCTTGGATATACAAATGAGTTATCTGAGTGCTTGCAGAGAAGGGAtcaagatattcttaatgcaatctcacttgttaatgtggcaaagaGCAGAATGCATGAGTTGAGGTCTAATGGTTGGGATAATTTTCTTCAGAaggtcacttctttttgtattAAACATGGTGTTGAAATTCCTACTATGGATGGTGCTTATGTGCCTTATGGAAAATCAGCACGGTATGCTCGTGCCcgaaaccaaacaaatgatgaCCATTTCCGAAGAGAAGTATAcattggtgtcattgatcaaattAGTCAAGAGCTTGATAATCGGTTTGATGAGATCAATATGGAGCTACTCTCTTGTATGTCAGCCTTCAGTCCTTCCAACTCCTTTGCTTCTTTTGATGCACGGAAGGTACGTAGATTGGCTGAATTTTATCCTAAGGACTTCTCCAACAATGATTTGTTAAAACTGGAATTGCAACttgataattatattgatgacatgcgacaagatgctagcttccaaggtctagacaacattgttgatctctcagttaagcttaTTGAAACAAAGAGGCACAAAGTGTATGATATGGTGTACTTGCTTCTCAAATTGATATTGCTTTTTACCAGTGGCAACTGCGAGTGTTGA
- the LOC136485865 gene encoding uncharacterized protein isoform X1, which translates to MAAAETATVFMETSLGTRLVLSFPARATTVADLKRQVSAEHAACFPCTGPIAVSSLQIELDGSWFQLTDSVVVEAAFEWVKGPRRLLVEAHELRPHPPACKDAKCGTADAEPNAGHSVVAEDSLQYMLPPAEAPGGGNHASGNGVSDIRQLKNQQDKVVEHALCQHEDGITMPQESSNIDLAIGDSGTGTPLANQEDKPQECIEHVSRQLEDGIGMSQESSHCDLATGDSDTSLTNQENKLQGCVEHASVQLEDGITMPQESSHFDLATGTNNTPLPNQEDKLQGCAEHASVQLEDGTTMPQESSHFDLTTGTNNSPLPNQEDKLQGCAEHASVQLEDGITMPQESSHFDLATGTNNRPLPNQEDKLQGCAEHASGHLEDGITMPQEGSDSDLAAGGSDTLPMDQQDKFHDGAEHASAHSEGRTTMPQESSDLGVAEDKGNDRAGDQQKDIIMEPRGKKRFREEDEADRNIDVNCDDNLSHFVSPTPKFVSEKKSSMIEQAKLDSAPLLYNLDDSSHGLLVKLSGGQKEQWTSGVCSEGSINNKPAIPPCAESMGKDKSSDKEVMTQIGDKEEPQIAGCTGKSSCKRTDVPHYVDSMNEGNKRPASNVHFLNKGENERATSSVTKEHEPCFRRRHHRVAVRKVSMSRAMKVYPFRF; encoded by the exons ATGGCCGCCGCCGAGACGGCGACGGTCTTCATGGAGACGAGCCTCGGCACCCGCCTCGTCCTCTCCTTCCCCGCCCGCGCCACCACCGTCGCCGACCTCAAGC GCCAAGTGAGCGCGGAGCATGCCGCGTGTTTCCCCTGCACCGGGCCAATCGCCGTCTCATCCTTGCAG ATTGAGCTGGATGGTTCCTGGTTTCAGCTCACTGATTCCGTTGTCGTGGAAGCTGCTTTCGAGTGGGTCAAGGGGCCAAGGCGCCTCCTGGTTGAGGCTCACGAGCTTCGTCCTCATCCACCTGCTTGCAAGGATGCCAAGTGTGGAACTGCTGATGCTGAACCAAATGCGGGCCATTCAGTCGTCGCTGAGGACTCCTTGCAGTACATGTTACCTCCTGCAGAGGCACCAGGAGGTGGCAATCATGCCTCAGGCAATGGCGTCAGTGACATCCGACAGCTGAAGAACCAGCAGGATAAAGTTGTTGAGCATGCTTTATGTCAGCACGAAGATGGAATTACTATGCCTCAAGAAAGTTCAAATATTGATTTAGCCATTGGCGACAGCGGCACTGGCACCCCACTGGCAAACCAGGAGGACAAGCCTCAGGAATGTATTGAGCATGTCTCTCGCCAACTCGAAGATGGAATTGGCATGTCTCAAGAAAGTTCACATTGTGATTTAGCCACAGGTGACAGTGACACCTCACTGACAAACCAAGAGAACAAACTTCAGGGATGTGTTGAGCATGCCTCTGTTCAGCTCGAAGATGGAATCACCATGCCCCAAGAAAGTTCACATTTTGATTTAGCCACAGGCACCAATAACACCCCACTGCCAAACCAGGAGGACAAACTTCAAGGATGTGCTGAGCATGCCTCTGTTCAGCTCGAAGATGGAACAACCATGCCTCAAGAAAGTTCACATTTTGATTTAACAACAGGCACCAATAACAGCCCACTGCCAAACCAGGAGGACAAACTTCAGGGATGTGCTGAACATGCTTCTGTTCAGCTCGAAGATGGAATCACCATGCCTCAGGAAAGTTCACATTTTGATTTAGCAACAGGCACCAATAACCGCCCACTGCCAAACCAGGAGGACAAACTTCAGGGATGTGCTGAGCATGCTTCTGGTCACCTTGAAGATGGAATCACCATGCCTCAGGAAGGTTCAGATTCTGATTTAGCAGCAGGAGGTAGTGACACTCTACCAATGGACCAACAGGACAAATTTCATGATGGTGCTGAGCATGCTTCAGCTCACAGTGAAGGTAGAACTACCATGCCCCAAGAAAGTTCAGATCTTGGTGTAGCAGAAGACAAAGGGAATGATCGTGCTGGGGATCAACAAAAAGACATCATCATGGAGCCAAGAGGGAAGAAACGGTTTAGGGAGGAAGATGAAGCTGACAGAAACATCGATGTGAACTGTGATGACAATCTTTCCCATTTTGTTAGCCCCACACCTAAGTTTGTGTCTGAGAAAAAGAGCAGTATGATTGAGCAAGCAAAATTGGACAGTGCCCCCTTGCTGTATAATTTGGATGATTCCTCACATGGTTTATTGGTAAAACTCTCTGGTGGCCAGAAGGAACAATGGACATCTGGTGTGTGCAGTGAAGGAAGCATCAACAATAAACCAGCTATTCCACCTTGTGCTGAGTCCATGGGAAAAGATAAGTCTTCAGACAAAGAAGTGATGACACAGATAGGTGACAAGGAGGAACCTCAGATAGCTGGGTGCACAGGTAAAAGCAGCTGCAAAAGAACAGATGTTCCACATTATGTTGACTCCATGAATGAAGGCAATAAGAGGCCAGCTTCCAATGTCCATTTTCTCAACAAAGGGGAAAATGAAAGGGCCACATCATCTGTGACCAAAGAACATGAGCCTTGTTTCAGAAGAAGGCACCACCGGGTTGCTGTGCGTAAAGTGTCTATGAGCAGGGCAATGAAGGTATATCCTTTCAG GTTTTAG
- the LOC136489817 gene encoding DNA-directed RNA polymerases II, IV and V subunit 9B-like translates to MSTMRFCRECNSILCPKEDRQNKVLLYACRNCEHQEVADSNCVYRNVVDHAAGELTQVLFEDVASDPTLPRTKSVRCAACGHGEAVFFQATTRGEDGMTLFFVCCNPSCGHRWKG, encoded by the exons ATGAGCACCATGAGGTTCTGCCGTGAATG cAACAGCATACTGTGTCCAAAGGAGGACAGGCAGAACAAGGTGCTTCTCTACGCCTGCAGGAACTGCGAGCATCAGGAGGTGGCGGACAGCAACTGCGTGTACCGGAACGTGGTGGACCACGCCGCCGGCGAGCTCACGCAGGTGCTGTTCGAGGACGTGGCCTCCGACCCGACGCTGCCGCGCACCAAGTCCGTCCGCTGCGCCGCCTGCGGCCACGGCGAGGCCGTCTTCTTCCAG GCGACGACGAGAGGCGAGGACGGCATGACGCTCTTCTTCGTCTGCTGCAACCCCAGCTGCGGCCACCGATGGAAGGGCTGA
- the LOC136485865 gene encoding uncharacterized protein isoform X2, translated as MAAAETATVFMETSLGTRLVLSFPARATTVADLKRQVSAEHAACFPCTGPIAVSSLQIELDGSWFQLTDSVVVEAAFEWVKGPRRLLVEAHELRPHPPACKDAKCGTADAEPNAGHSVVAEDSLQYMLPPAEAPGGGNHASGNGVSDIRQLKNQQDKVVEHALCQHEDGITMPQESSNIDLAIGDSGTGTPLANQEDKPQECIEHVSRQLEDGIGMSQESSHCDLATGDSDTSLTNQENKLQGCVEHASVQLEDGITMPQESSHFDLATGTNNTPLPNQEDKLQGCAEHASVQLEDGTTMPQESSHFDLTTGTNNSPLPNQEDKLQGCAEHASVQLEDGITMPQESSHFDLATGTNNRPLPNQEDKLQGCAEHASGHLEDGITMPQEGSDSDLAAGGSDTLPMDQQDKFHDGAEHASAHSEGRTTMPQESSDLGVAEDKGNDRAGDQQKDIIMEPRGKKRFREEDEADRNIDVNCDDNLSHFVSPTPKFVSEKKSSMIEQAKLDSAPLLYNLDDSSHGLLVKLSGGQKEQWTSGVCSEGSINNKPAIPPCAESMGKDKSSDKEVMTQIGDKEEPQIAGCTGKSSCKRTDVPHYVDSMNEGNKRPASNVHFLNKGENERATSSVTKEHEPCFRRRHHRVAVRKVSMSRAMKVLV; from the exons ATGGCCGCCGCCGAGACGGCGACGGTCTTCATGGAGACGAGCCTCGGCACCCGCCTCGTCCTCTCCTTCCCCGCCCGCGCCACCACCGTCGCCGACCTCAAGC GCCAAGTGAGCGCGGAGCATGCCGCGTGTTTCCCCTGCACCGGGCCAATCGCCGTCTCATCCTTGCAG ATTGAGCTGGATGGTTCCTGGTTTCAGCTCACTGATTCCGTTGTCGTGGAAGCTGCTTTCGAGTGGGTCAAGGGGCCAAGGCGCCTCCTGGTTGAGGCTCACGAGCTTCGTCCTCATCCACCTGCTTGCAAGGATGCCAAGTGTGGAACTGCTGATGCTGAACCAAATGCGGGCCATTCAGTCGTCGCTGAGGACTCCTTGCAGTACATGTTACCTCCTGCAGAGGCACCAGGAGGTGGCAATCATGCCTCAGGCAATGGCGTCAGTGACATCCGACAGCTGAAGAACCAGCAGGATAAAGTTGTTGAGCATGCTTTATGTCAGCACGAAGATGGAATTACTATGCCTCAAGAAAGTTCAAATATTGATTTAGCCATTGGCGACAGCGGCACTGGCACCCCACTGGCAAACCAGGAGGACAAGCCTCAGGAATGTATTGAGCATGTCTCTCGCCAACTCGAAGATGGAATTGGCATGTCTCAAGAAAGTTCACATTGTGATTTAGCCACAGGTGACAGTGACACCTCACTGACAAACCAAGAGAACAAACTTCAGGGATGTGTTGAGCATGCCTCTGTTCAGCTCGAAGATGGAATCACCATGCCCCAAGAAAGTTCACATTTTGATTTAGCCACAGGCACCAATAACACCCCACTGCCAAACCAGGAGGACAAACTTCAAGGATGTGCTGAGCATGCCTCTGTTCAGCTCGAAGATGGAACAACCATGCCTCAAGAAAGTTCACATTTTGATTTAACAACAGGCACCAATAACAGCCCACTGCCAAACCAGGAGGACAAACTTCAGGGATGTGCTGAACATGCTTCTGTTCAGCTCGAAGATGGAATCACCATGCCTCAGGAAAGTTCACATTTTGATTTAGCAACAGGCACCAATAACCGCCCACTGCCAAACCAGGAGGACAAACTTCAGGGATGTGCTGAGCATGCTTCTGGTCACCTTGAAGATGGAATCACCATGCCTCAGGAAGGTTCAGATTCTGATTTAGCAGCAGGAGGTAGTGACACTCTACCAATGGACCAACAGGACAAATTTCATGATGGTGCTGAGCATGCTTCAGCTCACAGTGAAGGTAGAACTACCATGCCCCAAGAAAGTTCAGATCTTGGTGTAGCAGAAGACAAAGGGAATGATCGTGCTGGGGATCAACAAAAAGACATCATCATGGAGCCAAGAGGGAAGAAACGGTTTAGGGAGGAAGATGAAGCTGACAGAAACATCGATGTGAACTGTGATGACAATCTTTCCCATTTTGTTAGCCCCACACCTAAGTTTGTGTCTGAGAAAAAGAGCAGTATGATTGAGCAAGCAAAATTGGACAGTGCCCCCTTGCTGTATAATTTGGATGATTCCTCACATGGTTTATTGGTAAAACTCTCTGGTGGCCAGAAGGAACAATGGACATCTGGTGTGTGCAGTGAAGGAAGCATCAACAATAAACCAGCTATTCCACCTTGTGCTGAGTCCATGGGAAAAGATAAGTCTTCAGACAAAGAAGTGATGACACAGATAGGTGACAAGGAGGAACCTCAGATAGCTGGGTGCACAGGTAAAAGCAGCTGCAAAAGAACAGATGTTCCACATTATGTTGACTCCATGAATGAAGGCAATAAGAGGCCAGCTTCCAATGTCCATTTTCTCAACAAAGGGGAAAATGAAAGGGCCACATCATCTGTGACCAAAGAACATGAGCCTTGTTTCAGAAGAAGGCACCACCGGGTTGCTGTGCGTAAAGTGTCTATGAGCAGGGCAATGAAG GTTTTAGTTTGA